Proteins encoded within one genomic window of Argiope bruennichi chromosome 7, qqArgBrue1.1, whole genome shotgun sequence:
- the LOC129975436 gene encoding speckle-type POZ protein-like, with the protein MEDVYGCREFLLINDVLQHQKADYLAQDILSVRCKIRKGEGSIHSVGQSTARTRIGMEKISFLHKLESFSALEPNQKKTLQLPSRSKTDCIISSSVYLTGCTCHDEKIMVEIRPDVSSYILFKLKLYLLDGSGNNTKCGEIDRFDATLKDIQKLPLSLTRQKILSRKSEFLPNDELSLLCECTFSTGVELEKIEEIRFMLPVANLNQNFYNLTNKDIYNTAEKLSACSSALNDLKTIYDNQCFTDVELKTKTKSFPAHKLVLCARSSVFKAMLTSNMMEKHTDCIRVDDLENDTVQQLLLFLYSDELENLVWESAVKLYYAADKYAVEKLKVLCSSVLVNNISTTTASEVLLLADKHNDLDLKNFVEDFILEHEEEIFASDEWEKLIETDPQLVIKTMHLKYKRKKGGK; encoded by the coding sequence atggAAGACGTTTATGGATGTCGTGAATTCCTGTTAATAAATGATGTACTGCAGCACCAAAAGGCTGATTATTTAGCTCAAGACATTCTTAGTGTGCGCTGCAAGATTCGGAAAGGAGAAGGAAGCATTCACAGTGTTGGACAAAGTACTGCTCGGACACGCATCggaatggaaaaaatttcttttcttcataaattagaaaGCTTCAGTGCACTCGAACCAAATCAGAAGAAAACTCTCCAGCTCCCATCTCGTTCAAAAACAGATTGCATAATTTCTAGCAGTGTATATTTAACTGGTTGTACATGCCATGATGAGAAGATAATGGTGGAAATCAGGCCTGATGTTAGTAGTTATATCCTTTTTAAGCTGAAACTCTATTTGCTAGATGGGTCtggaaataatacaaaatgtggCGAAATCGATAGATTTGATGCTACATTAAAAGACATTCAAAAACTGCCCCTCTCTCTCACTAGACAAAAAATTCTGAGCAGAAAAAGTGAGTTTTTGCCAAATGATGAGCTGTCATTGTTATGCGAATGTACTTTTTCCACTGGAGTGGAGTTAGAAAAAATCGAGGAAATTCGATTTATGCTACCTGTGGCAAacttaaatcagaatttttacaatttgaCAAATAAAGATATCTATAATACAGCTGAAAAACTGTCTGCCTGTTCTAGCGCTCTGAACGATCTGAAAACAATTTACGACAATCAGTGCTTTACAGATGTCGAGCtcaaaactaaaacaaaatcGTTTCCTGCCCACAAACTTGTGCTGTGTGCTAGATCCTCTGTATTCAAAGCCATGTTAACCAGTAACATGATGGAAAAACACACGGACTGCATCAGAGTGGATGATTTAGAAAATGATACAGTACAGCAACTTCTGCTTTTCTTGTACTCCGATGAACTCGAAAATCTGGTGTGGGAATCTGCTGTTAAACTGTACTACGCGGCGGACAAATACGCTGTTGAAAAACTAAAGGTGCTGTGCTCTTCCGTTTTGGTTAACAACATCAGCACAACCACCGCAAGTGAAGTTCTGCTACTTGCAGATAAGCACAATGATTTGGATCTCAAGAATTTCGTAGAAGATTTCATTTTGGAACACGAAGAGGAGATTTTTGCTTCAGACGAATGGGAAAAACTCATAGAAACAGATCCTCAATTAGTTATTAAGACAATGCATTTGAAATACAAGAGGAAAAAAGGaggtaaatga